The following are encoded together in the Flavihumibacter fluvii genome:
- a CDS encoding tetratricopeptide repeat protein, translating to MKAVFFMVAFWVAGFTGKAQDRKTPDSLKTMLVQAEQDSSRVLLLNTIGHNYAGSSTDSCRFYTDQALALARKIHFSKGEALSLIGLGWLSRIQGDIPQAFNFYAEGQGIAAANHHLWEDALSLSGLAAIFMDLQDLPKAGEYFDRMEKICTANELKTQSMPYDLFLEKARYYQKTGRLDSAQLYLQKSDSAFAPKRSTSETACYLLEKGNIQFKAGNHAGALESLRQGLLQSGLNSNFLLTAWTSTAAAGFFRQLYQPDSAIVYAEKGFAAAMKMDYKPGILRASSMLAELYDHKDSDTALKYYKVAKYANDHLYGPQKVMGLQKIIINEQDRQQKFEAAQRANQTRLKWYSVIAGFGLTLIFGLILFRTKRHLRK from the coding sequence ATGAAAGCAGTCTTCTTCATGGTGGCATTTTGGGTTGCGGGTTTTACCGGTAAAGCACAGGACCGAAAAACCCCAGACAGCCTGAAGACGATGCTTGTCCAGGCAGAGCAGGATTCCAGCCGGGTGTTGCTGTTGAATACCATCGGGCACAATTATGCCGGATCTTCAACAGACTCTTGCCGGTTCTATACCGACCAGGCCCTGGCCTTGGCCAGGAAAATCCATTTTTCAAAAGGCGAGGCCTTGTCTTTGATCGGTTTGGGCTGGTTGTCCAGGATCCAGGGCGATATTCCACAGGCATTCAATTTTTATGCTGAAGGGCAGGGAATTGCAGCGGCCAACCACCATTTATGGGAAGATGCTTTATCATTAAGCGGCCTGGCTGCGATTTTTATGGACTTACAGGATCTTCCCAAAGCAGGGGAATATTTTGACAGGATGGAAAAAATTTGCACCGCCAATGAACTAAAAACGCAATCCATGCCCTACGATCTTTTCCTGGAGAAAGCCAGGTATTACCAAAAGACAGGGCGGCTGGATTCGGCGCAGTTATACCTGCAAAAATCCGACAGTGCCTTTGCGCCTAAAAGATCAACTTCTGAAACAGCCTGCTATTTATTGGAAAAAGGTAATATCCAATTTAAGGCGGGTAACCATGCAGGTGCCCTCGAAAGCTTGCGCCAGGGATTATTGCAGAGTGGCCTCAACAGCAACTTTCTTTTAACTGCCTGGACCAGTACTGCGGCAGCGGGTTTCTTCCGGCAGTTATACCAGCCAGATTCTGCTATTGTTTATGCAGAAAAAGGGTTCGCTGCCGCTATGAAGATGGATTACAAGCCGGGCATTTTACGCGCCAGCAGTATGCTGGCTGAATTATATGACCATAAGGACAGTGATACTGCCCTGAAATATTACAAGGTGGCAAAATATGCGAATGACCACCTCTATGGCCCGCAAAAAGTAATGGGTTTACAAAAGATCATTATTAATGAGCAGGACCGCCAGCAGAAGTTTGAGGCCGCTCAACGGGCCAATCAAACCAGGTTAAAATGGTACTCGGTAATCGCCGGTTTTGGATTGACGTTAATATTTGGACTTATACTCTTCAGGACCAAACGGCATCTGCGGAAATGA
- a CDS encoding LiaF transmembrane domain-containing protein, giving the protein MAFNDRYERRHQWRNHNKNSGSIVGLAFLVAGGLLIARAAGAPIPSFLISWQMLLIGIGLFSGISSRFRNPGFFFPIVIGTAFLIRDYFPGVFPEDFLIPGALVAIGIYLIFKPRRIGNRWVNNDPPNSGAYTEATPGEPINPDTGGTQFFNSGPADTTSGERLQESAVFGNIRKNLITKNFSGGEVSTVFGSAEINLLQADIQREARLELNVVFGSIRLIVPTHWQIKMETSAVLGGIEDKRPKHAIYSDKILLLEGNAVFGGIQIESH; this is encoded by the coding sequence ATGGCATTCAACGACAGATACGAACGCAGGCATCAATGGAGAAACCACAATAAGAACAGTGGCTCAATTGTCGGATTGGCTTTCCTGGTAGCAGGCGGATTACTTATTGCCAGGGCAGCCGGTGCGCCGATCCCTTCCTTCCTTATATCTTGGCAAATGTTACTGATCGGCATAGGGCTCTTCTCCGGCATCTCCTCACGCTTTCGCAATCCGGGGTTCTTCTTCCCGATTGTGATAGGTACGGCTTTTTTGATCAGGGATTATTTTCCCGGTGTTTTTCCTGAAGACTTCCTGATCCCGGGGGCATTGGTGGCAATAGGTATTTACCTGATATTCAAACCCCGGCGAATCGGAAATCGTTGGGTGAATAATGATCCGCCAAATAGCGGCGCATATACAGAAGCAACACCCGGCGAACCGATCAACCCGGATACAGGCGGCACTCAATTCTTTAATTCCGGACCTGCCGATACTACATCTGGCGAACGCCTGCAGGAGTCGGCGGTGTTTGGAAATATCCGCAAAAACCTGATTACTAAAAATTTTTCCGGAGGGGAAGTGTCTACTGTATTTGGCAGTGCGGAAATCAATCTCCTCCAGGCAGATATTCAAAGAGAAGCAAGACTGGAACTCAATGTGGTTTTTGGCAGTATCCGGCTGATCGTGCCTACGCATTGGCAGATCAAGATGGAAACCTCAGCCGTATTAGGCGGCATCGAGGACAAACGACCAAAACACGCCATTTATTCCGACAAAATATTATTGCTGGAAGGCAACGCAGTATTTGGCGGTATTCAAATTGAAAGCCATTAA
- a CDS encoding DUF4288 domain-containing protein, translating into MNWFIVKIVYEIICGDGRHCAQFDEQLRLVYADGLHEAFQHANAIGRQEAVCFQNDKQQLVQWKFLAVPEVLPLVDLMHGAEVFSRIREVDYVEQYKSVLLTRAEALSQNQPTCQPYHSLT; encoded by the coding sequence ATGAACTGGTTCATTGTAAAAATCGTGTATGAAATCATCTGCGGTGATGGCCGGCACTGTGCGCAATTCGATGAACAATTGAGGCTGGTTTATGCCGATGGCCTGCATGAGGCCTTTCAACATGCCAATGCCATTGGCCGGCAGGAGGCAGTTTGCTTCCAGAACGATAAACAACAATTGGTGCAATGGAAATTCCTTGCCGTTCCGGAAGTTCTTCCGCTGGTAGACCTAATGCATGGCGCAGAAGTTTTCAGTCGCATCCGTGAAGTGGACTATGTAGAGCAATACAAATCGGTGCTGCTCACAAGGGCTGAAGCACTTTCCCAAAACCAACCAACATGCCAACCATACCATTCTCTCACCTGA
- a CDS encoding sensor histidine kinase, whose translation MPTIPFSHLTLKLLTGIIIYLVWQLNFVVLLQSGYGIEIAFIESMVNLGILTLANMTILQIFRYYNPPSSKFWMILSITAVFSILLPIMAKLIIPLLYSGNTAYTDFLNSSTYVRINISMIVVEFIVVLNLLWNSLQEELKSGSRRQEIQGLAREAELFKLRQQLQPHFLFNSLNSINAMVVSRPQEARKMIEQLSTFLRATINRKEDEMVPYREEMEQIDRYLQIEKLRFGHRLNTIITTAESCDTAQLPPLLLQPIVENSIKFGLYDTTGNVTIEIQSRCENGSLTITVTNPFDPETSPDQKGTGFGLSAVQRRLYLLFGRQDLLAVSTEHNHFITTINIPQIYANRHNN comes from the coding sequence ATGCCAACCATACCATTCTCTCACCTGACATTAAAATTGCTGACAGGTATTATCATTTACCTGGTCTGGCAATTAAACTTTGTCGTCCTTCTGCAATCAGGTTATGGAATTGAAATAGCGTTTATCGAATCCATGGTAAATCTTGGTATTCTGACGCTGGCCAATATGACCATTCTTCAGATTTTTCGGTATTATAATCCGCCTTCCTCGAAATTCTGGATGATTTTAAGCATTACGGCTGTATTCTCCATTTTACTGCCAATCATGGCTAAACTGATAATTCCTCTTTTGTATTCAGGTAATACTGCATATACCGATTTCCTAAACAGCAGTACTTATGTCAGGATAAACATTTCTATGATTGTGGTGGAATTTATTGTCGTACTTAATCTTCTTTGGAATAGCCTGCAGGAAGAATTAAAGTCCGGAAGCCGGCGGCAGGAAATTCAGGGACTTGCAAGGGAAGCGGAGTTATTCAAACTGCGCCAGCAATTGCAACCACATTTTTTATTCAACAGCCTTAATTCGATTAATGCTATGGTGGTATCAAGGCCGCAGGAAGCACGGAAGATGATAGAGCAATTGTCCACTTTTTTACGGGCCACCATCAACCGCAAGGAAGATGAAATGGTGCCTTACCGGGAAGAGATGGAACAGATCGACCGTTACCTGCAGATTGAAAAATTACGCTTCGGCCATCGGCTGAACACCATCATTACCACTGCCGAATCCTGCGACACTGCGCAGTTACCGCCATTGCTATTACAGCCCATTGTAGAAAATTCCATAAAATTCGGACTATATGATACCACAGGCAACGTGACCATCGAAATACAATCCAGGTGCGAAAACGGATCGCTCACCATTACGGTGACCAATCCATTTGATCCGGAAACCAGTCCAGATCAAAAGGGCACAGGTTTCGGCCTAAGTGCTGTGCAACGCCGCTTATATTTGTTGTTTGGGCGCCAGGACCTGCTTGCTGTAAGCACTGAGCATAACCATTTTATTACCACCATAAATATTCCGCAGATCTATGCCAACCGCCATAATAATTGA
- a CDS encoding LytR/AlgR family response regulator transcription factor has product MPTAIIIDDEPLACEMVQEYLLTHPEIQVVAVCHDGFEGLKAIQQKQPDLIFLDIQMPKINGFEMLELVEKPPAVIFTTAFDEYAIRAFEHHAIDYLLKPYSQERFDKALQKFFQFAGQPGTAQKTAALLETTAASPQQSDRIVIRDNNKIRIISVADVIYIEAADDYARIVTATGTFLKNRTLASFEKQLPAANFVRIHRSYMVNIREITSLHPSEKDSFMAILRNGKQLPVSKSGYPKLKEQLGF; this is encoded by the coding sequence ATGCCAACCGCCATAATAATTGATGATGAGCCTTTAGCCTGCGAAATGGTGCAGGAATATTTATTGACGCATCCCGAAATACAGGTTGTTGCAGTTTGCCATGATGGCTTCGAGGGATTAAAAGCCATCCAGCAAAAACAACCTGACCTTATCTTTCTGGATATCCAGATGCCGAAGATCAATGGTTTTGAAATGCTGGAACTGGTTGAAAAACCACCAGCGGTTATTTTCACAACGGCTTTTGATGAATATGCGATCAGGGCCTTTGAGCACCATGCGATTGATTACCTGCTGAAGCCTTATTCCCAGGAAAGGTTTGACAAAGCCCTGCAGAAGTTTTTTCAATTTGCAGGGCAGCCGGGGACAGCCCAAAAAACTGCGGCATTGCTGGAAACAACAGCGGCCTCACCGCAGCAGTCTGACCGTATCGTCATCCGGGATAACAACAAAATCCGTATCATCAGCGTGGCCGACGTTATCTATATTGAAGCCGCAGATGATTATGCAAGGATTGTTACTGCAACCGGCACTTTCCTGAAAAACCGCACCCTTGCTTCTTTTGAAAAACAATTACCGGCCGCCAACTTCGTGCGCATACATAGGTCCTATATGGTGAATATCCGCGAGATCACCAGCCTGCATCCTTCTGAGAAAGATAGTTTTATGGCCATATTACGGAATGGGAAACAGTTACCTGTAAGCAAGAGCGGGTATCCGAAACTGAAAGAACAACTGGGGTTTTAG
- a CDS encoding anhydro-N-acetylmuramic acid kinase, which produces MVYKAIGLMSGSSLDGLDIAYVHLHETGGRWSMDIQQTACYPYSADWTERLRAATQLSALDYLLLHTDFGHYLGTCVNKFIEHFGLDHKVDMVASHGHTSFHLPMRGMTHQLGDGAAIAAETGLPVISDLRALDTAFGGQGAPIVPIGEKLLLGEYGFLLNLGGIANLSFRAGDRYFGFDVCPANRVLNMLVKPLGLEMDNGGMLAAAGMADNGLLAQLEQLDYYGLPYPKSLANDFGTDLVYPLVADRGLSTEDALCTFIEHIATQVAKNMVLIAAKEGIEVNGQRLLVTGGGALNDFLVRRLVAHMAPLGVQVVVPDRQLVEYKEAVIMALIGVLRWREEFNVLSSVTGARRDSIGGALWLGTEA; this is translated from the coding sequence ATGGTATATAAAGCGATCGGACTCATGAGCGGCAGTTCGCTGGATGGATTGGATATTGCCTATGTGCATTTGCATGAAACTGGTGGCCGCTGGTCGATGGACATCCAGCAAACGGCCTGCTACCCGTATTCTGCGGACTGGACGGAAAGGCTGCGGGCCGCTACACAGCTGTCTGCGCTGGATTACCTGTTGTTGCACACCGATTTCGGGCATTACCTGGGCACCTGTGTAAATAAGTTCATTGAGCATTTCGGTCTCGACCATAAGGTGGATATGGTGGCTTCACATGGACATACCAGTTTTCATCTACCCATGCGGGGGATGACGCATCAATTGGGCGACGGAGCCGCAATTGCAGCAGAAACCGGTTTGCCCGTAATCAGCGACCTCCGCGCCCTGGATACGGCTTTTGGCGGACAAGGCGCGCCCATTGTACCGATCGGAGAGAAACTATTATTGGGTGAATATGGGTTTTTGTTGAACCTGGGCGGAATAGCCAATCTTTCTTTCCGCGCCGGTGACCGCTATTTCGGGTTTGATGTTTGTCCGGCTAACCGCGTCCTCAATATGCTGGTAAAGCCACTTGGCCTGGAGATGGATAATGGCGGTATGCTTGCAGCAGCCGGTATGGCCGATAATGGCCTGCTGGCTCAACTGGAACAACTTGATTATTACGGCCTTCCCTATCCGAAATCACTGGCCAATGATTTTGGTACCGACCTGGTGTATCCATTGGTGGCTGATCGTGGGTTGTCCACAGAAGACGCCTTATGTACTTTTATAGAACATATCGCTACCCAGGTAGCCAAAAATATGGTCCTGATTGCTGCGAAGGAAGGTATTGAAGTAAACGGCCAGCGATTGCTGGTGACTGGTGGTGGCGCCCTGAATGATTTCCTGGTCAGAAGGTTGGTTGCCCACATGGCACCGCTTGGTGTCCAGGTGGTGGTGCCCGACCGGCAATTGGTTGAATACAAGGAGGCTGTAATCATGGCCCTGATCGGCGTATTGCGCTGGCGTGAAGAATTCAATGTACTCTCTTCGGTTACTGGTGCCCGCAGGGACAGCATCGGTGGCGCTCTTTGGCTGGGGACGGAAGCGTAA
- the upp gene encoding uracil phosphoribosyltransferase produces the protein MVVNLSKHYSVLCDWINEIRDMEVQIDRMRFRRNLERIGEVAAYEISKNLSFNQVDTQTPLGISSSKSLQEQPILGTILRAGLPLHQGLLNYFDKADNAFISAYRKHHPDGSFEISLEYITCPDLENRVVILSDPMLATGASLVKTIQALREEGNPKEIHIVCVIACTVGIEYVHRNEPNVKIWCGAIDDELTAKGYIVPGLGDAGDLAYGIKQQS, from the coding sequence ATGGTGGTCAATTTAAGCAAACATTACTCGGTACTGTGCGATTGGATCAACGAGATCCGCGATATGGAAGTGCAGATCGACCGCATGCGATTCCGTCGTAACCTCGAGAGAATCGGTGAGGTGGCCGCCTATGAAATCAGCAAAAATTTGTCTTTTAACCAGGTAGATACCCAAACACCACTGGGTATATCCAGTTCCAAATCCCTGCAGGAACAGCCCATCCTGGGTACTATCCTTCGCGCCGGACTTCCTCTCCACCAGGGCCTGCTGAATTATTTCGACAAAGCCGATAATGCCTTTATTTCCGCCTATCGCAAGCACCACCCCGATGGCTCATTTGAGATCAGTTTAGAATATATTACCTGCCCGGACCTTGAAAACCGGGTAGTTATCCTGTCTGATCCCATGCTGGCAACCGGGGCTTCCCTGGTAAAGACCATACAGGCTTTGCGGGAAGAAGGCAACCCAAAGGAAATACATATCGTTTGTGTTATTGCATGTACCGTAGGAATTGAGTATGTTCACCGGAATGAACCAAATGTTAAGATCTGGTGTGGTGCCATCGACGATGAATTAACGGCCAAGGGGTATATAGTACCCGGATTAGGCGACGCCGGGGACCTTGCTTACGGCATCAAGCAACAATCGTAA
- a CDS encoding PorP/SprF family type IX secretion system membrane protein — protein sequence MRRVAGIILLLGVFNVTLFAQDPHFSQFFASPLTLNPAYTGKFNGVVRVAGNYRDQWPEISKAFVTSTLSVDAPILKGKLNSNDTWGLGVMAMTDRTANGILNSNFLSVSTAYHKALDEDGFHQLGVGFQGAYASKRLDGSQLNFENELALDGTWTNPSGEAIDGTKVNVSYFDFNAGVIYSGSTNGDDNFYFGASVYHINRPKENFTNGYYTLQPRVTIHGGGYLPVGQITTLHVSAQHSRQAGAYETLVGGAIAFNLNDDFERPTSFYVGSWFRFSDAMIPYLGFEWADFRMGATYDVNTSNLKTASQKRGGIEISLIYIKQHSDGRKDIPCPKF from the coding sequence ATGAGAAGAGTCGCAGGAATAATATTGCTGTTGGGTGTATTCAATGTCACATTATTTGCACAGGACCCGCATTTCTCGCAATTTTTCGCGTCACCACTAACGCTTAATCCCGCATATACCGGAAAATTCAACGGTGTTGTTCGGGTGGCTGGTAACTACCGCGATCAGTGGCCTGAGATCAGTAAGGCTTTTGTGACCTCCACTTTATCGGTTGACGCCCCAATTCTCAAAGGGAAACTAAATAGCAATGATACCTGGGGACTCGGTGTAATGGCCATGACCGACCGTACCGCCAATGGCATCCTGAACAGTAATTTTCTTTCTGTATCCACGGCCTACCATAAAGCTTTGGATGAAGATGGCTTCCACCAATTGGGCGTAGGCTTCCAGGGCGCCTATGCAAGCAAACGACTCGATGGATCACAACTGAATTTCGAAAATGAACTGGCCCTCGATGGTACCTGGACCAATCCCAGCGGTGAAGCCATCGATGGTACAAAAGTGAATGTGAGTTATTTTGATTTCAACGCCGGCGTGATCTATAGTGGCTCTACCAACGGTGACGATAATTTTTATTTTGGCGCCTCCGTATACCATATCAACCGCCCGAAAGAGAATTTTACCAATGGATACTATACCCTGCAACCGCGGGTAACAATCCATGGTGGCGGATACCTGCCCGTAGGCCAGATTACTACCCTGCACGTATCTGCACAACATAGCAGGCAGGCGGGAGCTTATGAAACCCTGGTGGGTGGCGCCATCGCCTTTAACCTGAATGATGATTTCGAAAGGCCTACCAGCTTTTATGTGGGCTCCTGGTTCCGCTTTAGCGATGCAATGATTCCTTACCTGGGATTCGAATGGGCTGATTTCCGCATGGGCGCTACCTATGATGTGAATACCTCAAACCTCAAGACCGCTTCGCAAAAAAGAGGTGGCATTGAGATCTCCCTCATTTATATCAAACAGCACAGCGACGGCCGGAAAGACATCCCTTGTCCAAAGTTTTAA
- a CDS encoding DNA-3-methyladenine glycosylase, whose product MMTKLDNSFFERADVVRVARDLVGRVLVTEFDGIRTSGRIVETEAYNGVVDKASHAYQGRRTNRTEIMYQPGGIAYVYLCYGIHHLFNVVTNTRDIPHAVLIRAIEPMEGIEVMLQRMHKAKPDNSVGRGPGNVSRALGITTLHSGAPLSGNISIWEDDWLPGEIEAGPRIGVDYAAEDAFLPYRFYLRGNPHVSRSKR is encoded by the coding sequence ATGATGACAAAACTGGACAACTCTTTTTTTGAACGTGCTGATGTGGTAAGGGTCGCCCGGGACCTGGTTGGCAGGGTGCTGGTGACAGAATTTGATGGAATCCGCACCAGTGGCCGTATTGTTGAGACTGAAGCCTATAATGGGGTGGTGGATAAAGCCTCTCATGCCTACCAGGGCAGGCGTACCAACCGTACTGAAATCATGTACCAGCCGGGTGGCATTGCGTATGTATATCTCTGTTATGGAATCCACCATTTGTTCAATGTGGTCACCAATACACGCGATATTCCACACGCGGTTCTGATCAGGGCTATCGAACCGATGGAGGGAATTGAAGTTATGTTACAGCGGATGCACAAAGCGAAACCGGATAATTCGGTGGGACGCGGTCCGGGAAATGTATCCAGGGCGCTCGGCATCACCACTTTGCACTCAGGTGCACCCTTATCCGGCAATATCAGTATATGGGAAGATGATTGGTTGCCTGGTGAAATCGAGGCTGGCCCGCGCATTGGAGTGGATTATGCGGCAGAAGATGCCTTTCTGCCTTACCGCTTTTACCTGCGTGGAAATCCGCATGTTAGCAGGAGCAAAAGGTAG
- a CDS encoding EI24 domain-containing protein — protein MLKEIIIAFESYFKAHQFIREHRLWRWIIIPGILYMFLFMAGMYFFLGSSNAAVNYFSNLIGIDSWLQEQKNPLLNFLFVMGNIMVRLLLVFFYFSLFKFLFLIVGSPLFAYLSEKTESILEGQDLPFSFRQLLKDIFRGIRLALRNMLWQTVYTISILILSFIPVVGWVSPMLSLFSECYYYGFSMVDYSCERRKLSPAESIRFITDHKGLAIGNGLLFYAMHAVPVIGWVLAPSYAVVAATLSVRQLENK, from the coding sequence TTGCTTAAAGAGATCATCATAGCTTTTGAGTCTTATTTCAAAGCACACCAGTTCATCCGGGAGCACAGGCTCTGGCGATGGATCATTATTCCTGGTATCCTGTATATGTTCCTGTTCATGGCAGGTATGTATTTTTTCCTGGGCTCCAGCAATGCAGCCGTAAATTATTTCAGTAACCTGATTGGCATTGATAGCTGGTTGCAGGAACAAAAAAACCCGCTCCTGAATTTCCTTTTCGTGATGGGTAATATCATGGTGCGACTGCTGCTGGTCTTCTTCTATTTTTCCCTGTTTAAATTTTTGTTCCTGATTGTGGGATCGCCGCTTTTTGCCTACCTGAGTGAAAAAACGGAATCCATTTTAGAAGGGCAGGACTTGCCTTTTAGCTTTCGACAGCTTTTGAAAGATATCTTCCGTGGTATCCGGCTGGCCCTTCGAAATATGCTATGGCAAACTGTATATACCATTTCCATTCTTATCCTCTCTTTCATTCCGGTGGTGGGCTGGGTGAGTCCGATGTTATCGCTTTTTTCGGAATGTTATTATTACGGTTTCTCGATGGTGGATTACAGTTGCGAACGCCGGAAACTATCGCCTGCAGAAAGTATCAGATTCATCACCGACCACAAGGGATTGGCGATCGGTAACGGCTTGTTGTTCTATGCCATGCATGCGGTTCCGGTGATCGGCTGGGTACTTGCGCCTTCCTACGCCGTAGTAGCGGCTACATTAAGTGTTCGTCAACTTGAAAATAAATAA
- a CDS encoding SAM-dependent methyltransferase, whose protein sequence is MASAALGMVYLIPSFIDEQNLKTIPPYVLDAVKECSVFFVENERSTRRYLKMLWKEMVIDEYEWFAIHKAEQETRDFFRQQLQRGKTIGIISEAGCPGVADPGQVLVAVAQEMGAVVRPLVGPSSILLALMASGMNGQQFKFNGYLPIETAQRNKFIRELEAESIKNNCTQLFIETPYRNNQLIDALLTQCRPASRLCIAVDITGPQEFIKTHTIAEWQQRRPDIHKRPAMFLLLG, encoded by the coding sequence ATGGCCAGTGCTGCATTGGGAATGGTCTACCTGATCCCCAGTTTTATTGATGAACAAAACCTGAAAACTATTCCACCCTATGTACTGGATGCTGTAAAAGAGTGTTCCGTATTTTTTGTGGAAAATGAACGCAGCACACGCAGGTACCTGAAGATGCTCTGGAAAGAGATGGTAATTGATGAGTACGAATGGTTCGCCATCCATAAAGCCGAACAGGAGACACGGGATTTTTTCCGGCAGCAATTACAACGTGGTAAAACGATTGGCATTATCAGCGAAGCAGGATGCCCTGGCGTGGCTGATCCCGGGCAAGTGCTGGTCGCTGTGGCACAGGAAATGGGTGCCGTAGTGCGGCCCCTGGTTGGGCCCAGCTCTATATTACTGGCACTGATGGCCAGTGGTATGAACGGACAACAATTCAAATTCAATGGTTACCTGCCCATTGAAACCGCCCAACGGAATAAATTCATCAGGGAACTTGAGGCTGAATCCATCAAAAATAATTGCACCCAGTTGTTCATTGAAACACCTTACCGGAACAACCAGCTGATTGATGCATTGCTCACACAATGCCGGCCGGCTTCACGTTTATGTATAGCTGTAGATATCACCGGGCCCCAGGAATTTATCAAAACACATACGATCGCGGAGTGGCAGCAACGCCGGCCAGATATCCATAAGCGGCCTGCTATGTTTTTGTTGTTGGGGTGA
- a CDS encoding M20/M25/M40 family metallo-hydrolase: MKGIVWILAFLSCIGANAQSEDSAMMRKIADQVLSSPAAYENLRVLCKNVGARLAGSPGMLKAEAWGQKALEAAGADKVWLQECMVPNWNRGGKDEAWYSIKEGKNVKKTALDILALGNSMGTGAKGLLLPAILINDFNELEARQAEVKGKIVVFNNIFDPKNLNTFRSYMESGAYRRQGPSLAAKYGASAVLIRSITASTDNNPHTGGLLYDSAYPKIPAAAMGLKDADELIAQLRAGKEITIFYKSNAGFQPDAVGHNVIGELTGSEFPDRYITVGGHLDSWDPAEGAHDDGAGCVHSIEVLRALKAIGYKPRHTIKVVLFANEENGMRGGHKYADEARAKGEKHVFALESDAGGFTPRSFGFSLPKDKLRNIRAWVPLFEPYGVTQFADGGGGADIGPLRAALGTPIAGFNPDGARYFDLHHARNDVFENVNKRELDLGALNMALLIYMVDKYGL; encoded by the coding sequence ATGAAAGGAATTGTTTGGATACTCGCGTTTTTATCTTGTATTGGGGCAAACGCGCAATCGGAGGATTCGGCGATGATGCGTAAGATTGCGGACCAGGTACTGAGTTCTCCTGCGGCTTATGAGAACCTTCGAGTGCTTTGTAAAAACGTTGGTGCGCGTCTGGCAGGTTCGCCCGGGATGCTTAAAGCGGAAGCCTGGGGGCAAAAGGCCCTGGAAGCCGCCGGTGCAGATAAGGTCTGGTTGCAGGAATGCATGGTGCCAAACTGGAACCGCGGTGGAAAGGATGAGGCCTGGTATAGTATTAAGGAAGGAAAAAACGTAAAAAAGACGGCTTTGGATATCCTGGCCCTGGGTAATTCTATGGGTACCGGCGCAAAAGGCCTATTGTTGCCAGCCATCCTGATCAATGATTTTAATGAGCTGGAAGCGCGCCAGGCTGAGGTGAAAGGAAAGATCGTGGTCTTCAATAATATTTTCGATCCGAAGAACCTGAATACGTTCAGGTCCTATATGGAATCCGGGGCTTACCGCCGGCAGGGACCCAGCCTGGCAGCAAAATATGGCGCCAGTGCAGTGTTGATCCGTTCAATTACGGCGAGCACGGACAATAACCCGCATACCGGTGGATTACTATATGATTCAGCATATCCAAAAATTCCGGCTGCAGCTATGGGGCTAAAAGATGCGGATGAATTGATCGCACAGTTGCGGGCTGGAAAGGAAATTACCATTTTTTATAAGAGTAATGCGGGCTTCCAACCCGATGCGGTTGGACATAACGTGATCGGAGAATTAACGGGTAGCGAATTTCCTGATCGATATATTACTGTGGGCGGCCACCTTGATAGCTGGGATCCGGCAGAGGGTGCGCATGATGACGGCGCAGGATGTGTGCATTCCATAGAAGTATTAAGGGCACTCAAGGCAATTGGATATAAACCCCGCCATACGATAAAGGTAGTGTTGTTTGCCAATGAAGAAAATGGAATGCGGGGTGGCCACAAATATGCGGACGAAGCCAGGGCCAAAGGGGAGAAGCATGTCTTTGCCCTGGAAAGTGATGCGGGTGGTTTTACCCCACGCAGTTTCGGTTTTTCATTGCCGAAAGACAAATTGCGGAATATCAGGGCCTGGGTGCCATTATTTGAACCCTATGGTGTAACGCAGTTTGCCGATGGTGGCGGCGGGGCTGATATCGGTCCGTTGCGGGCTGCCTTAGGTACGCCTATAGCTGGATTTAATCCGGATGGGGCCCGTTACTTCGACCTGCACCATGCCCGGAACGATGTTTTTGAAAATGTGAACAAACGTGAACTTGACCTCGGGGCATTAAATATGGCCTTATTGATTTATATGGTGGATAAATATGGATTATGA